The following coding sequences lie in one Rutidosis leptorrhynchoides isolate AG116_Rl617_1_P2 chromosome 4, CSIRO_AGI_Rlap_v1, whole genome shotgun sequence genomic window:
- the LOC139840828 gene encoding uncharacterized protein: MDSTWMSKCRSTLEFEEGLDKFLERIFSRKEIGGHIYCPCINCGNLKGVDQVEAKSHLLCDGFFEGYKISTVLLEPDDTLMWDAEDDMEGLAECIFHMFEDEDEDDDDVDIPETKNQSTVPNINAERFYKVLGDAKKELYSGCKFSILSFIIRLFHSKCVGKYNEKGFSMILDTMREAFPHASIPKSLYKVRKLIRELGLGYEKIDACPNDSKKVEAKVLHYFSLIPQLQRLFMSPKTSESMRWHQESRSKDGLFRHPADSPAWKTFDHQNREFSKEPRNMRLGLASDGFNPFGNMSVSHSTWPVVLIPYNLPPWLCMKKPFLFLTVRIPGPSSPGNNIDIYMHPLIDELKELWDTRVNTYDASTKSNFPLRACLIWTISDFPAYANLSGWSTKGKLACPSCHKETKSIRLSNSHKEIFMAHRRWLEMLHAFCFLKDAFDGTKEHERPPCCLTGEQVLAELKGFNIKFGKLVKDNPSLPYKWKKRMSLKL; encoded by the exons ATGGACTCGACTTGGATGTCTAAATGTAGATCTACCCTTGAATTCGAAGAAGGACTCGACAAATTCTTAGAACGTATTTTCTCTAGAAAGGAAATAGGTGGTCATATATATTGTCCGTGCATAAATTGCGGAAATCTCAAAGGGGTTGATCAGGTTGAGGCCAAATCACATCTGCTATGTGACGGGTTTTTCGAAGGCTATAAAATTTCAACTGTGCTTCTCGAACCAGATGATACACTAATGTGGGATGCTGAAGATGATATGGAAGGATTGGCCGAATGCATCTTCCATatgtttgaagatgaagatgaagatgatgatgatgttgatatcCCAGAAACTAAAAATCAGAGTACTGTACCAAACATAAATGCTGAAAGGTTTTATAAAGTATTGGGAGATGCAAAGAAAGAACTATATTCCGGCTGTAAGTTCTCTATTCTTTCGTTCATTATTAGACTCTTCCATTCGAAGTGTGTTGGAAAATATAATGAAAAAGGATTCAGCATGATTCTTGACACAATGAGGGAAGCCTTCCCTCATGCTTCCATACCGAAGTCATTGTATAAAGTCAGGAAGTTAATAAGAGAGTTGGGTCTTGGTTATGAGAAAATTGATGCTTGTCCAAATGATT CTAAGAAGGTTGAAGCAAAAGTGTTGCATTATTTTTCACTCATACCACAGTTGCAAAGATTGTTTATGTCTCCTAAAACGTCCGAGTCCATGAGATGGCATCAAGAGAGTCGTTCGAAAGATGGTCTATTTAGACATCCTGCAGATTCACCAGCCTGGAAAACATTCGATCATCAGAATCGTGAATTTTCTAAAGAACCTCGTAACATGAGGCTTGGTTTGGCGAGTGATGGGTTTAACCCTTTTGGAAACATGAGTGTTTCACATAGTACCTGGCCTGTTGTTTTGATACCGTATAATCTACCACCATGGTTGTGCATGAAAAAACCTTTTTTGTTCCTAACTGTACGTATACCTGGTCCATCTTCTCCAGGTAATAATATAGACATCTATATGCATCCTCTAATTGATGAGTTGAAGGAGTTGTGGGATACTAGAGTTAATACTTATGATGCATCCACAAAGAGTAACTTCCCACTGCGTGCATGTTTGATATGGACGATAAGTGACTTTCCTGCTTATGCGAACTTATCGGGTTGGAGCACTAAAGGTAAATTAGCTTGTCCTTCTTGCCATAAGGAAACCAAATCAATACGGTTATCAAACTCCCACAAAGAAATCTTCATGGCACATCGTCGCTGGTTGGAAATGTTGCATGCTTTCTGTTTTTTAAAAGATGCTTTTGATGGCACGAAAGAACATGAAAGGCCACCGTGTTGCTTAACAGGGGAACAAGTGCTTGCAGAGCTAAAAGGTTTTAATATAAAATTTggaaaacttgtgaaggataacccaTCTTTACCATATAAATGGAAGAAGAgaa TGTCATTGAAACTTTAA